From Levilactobacillus zymae, a single genomic window includes:
- a CDS encoding bifunctional metallophosphatase/5'-nucleotidase: protein MQHLKIVSTSDVHGYLYPTNYSHRHDLRDYGWLRAATLLRQLQRADANDITLTIDNGDWIQGSALASYLATQAPQQAPLFSQLLNAAHYDVGVLGNHEFNYGLDYLRTAQAARHYPLLSANIEGAQAQAISDAPYQIIEKQGVKIAVLGLTTAHVPSWEAARHITGLTFRSALATAQEWVPKLHQLADVVVVAYHGGFEADLTTGYPTEPLTNENEGYRLLSQVPGIDALVTGHQHRQIAGIYQQVPVTQPGDKAVAVGLIDLTLDTQHQVVDHAATLLPTANVALDPTLVAQTQSLETQVQRWLDHPVGQLTGASMAITDPFAARQHHHPYLAFINQVEMAAGQTDIAATALFNDDVLGLQPTVTRRQVLNSYAYPNTLVVEEITGVDLRAALEQCASFFTVTATGQIGPAPTKTQLFNYDVYSGIDYTFDLSQPVGQRLVRLLYHDAPVRPDQKLQVAMNQYRGNGGGEYPMFRPSKIIREVNQDMASLIQDYLQTHPVVTGMTPTNLTIHA, encoded by the coding sequence ATGCAACATCTCAAAATCGTCTCGACCAGCGATGTCCACGGCTACCTCTATCCCACCAATTACAGTCACCGCCATGATCTGCGCGACTACGGGTGGTTGCGCGCCGCCACGCTCTTACGCCAATTACAGCGGGCGGACGCTAACGACATCACCCTCACCATCGACAACGGGGACTGGATTCAGGGTTCGGCTTTAGCCAGTTACTTAGCGACGCAAGCTCCCCAACAAGCCCCCCTCTTTTCCCAACTGCTCAACGCCGCTCATTACGACGTGGGCGTTCTCGGTAATCACGAATTCAATTACGGGTTGGACTACCTGCGGACCGCCCAAGCCGCAAGGCACTACCCGTTACTGAGCGCCAACATCGAAGGGGCACAGGCCCAGGCCATCAGCGATGCGCCCTACCAGATTATCGAGAAACAGGGCGTCAAAATTGCCGTTTTGGGGTTAACCACCGCCCACGTTCCCAGTTGGGAAGCTGCCCGGCACATTACCGGTCTCACGTTCCGTTCGGCCTTGGCCACGGCCCAGGAGTGGGTCCCGAAATTGCACCAGCTGGCCGATGTCGTGGTGGTCGCCTACCACGGTGGCTTTGAAGCCGACTTGACCACGGGATACCCTACCGAACCACTTACCAACGAAAACGAAGGTTACCGGTTACTCTCCCAGGTTCCGGGAATCGATGCGCTGGTTACGGGACACCAACACCGGCAGATTGCGGGGATTTATCAACAAGTCCCTGTCACCCAACCCGGGGATAAGGCGGTGGCCGTCGGACTCATCGACCTCACCTTAGACACCCAGCATCAAGTGGTTGATCACGCCGCCACGCTGTTACCCACGGCCAACGTCGCGTTAGACCCGACGTTAGTCGCCCAGACCCAGTCCCTGGAGACCCAAGTGCAACGCTGGCTTGATCACCCAGTCGGTCAACTAACCGGTGCCAGTATGGCCATTACCGATCCCTTTGCCGCGCGCCAGCACCACCATCCCTATCTGGCCTTCATTAACCAGGTGGAGATGGCCGCGGGACAAACCGACATTGCCGCCACGGCCCTGTTTAACGACGACGTGTTAGGCCTGCAACCAACCGTCACCCGGCGCCAAGTCTTGAACAGTTACGCCTACCCCAACACTTTGGTGGTTGAGGAAATCACCGGCGTGGATCTCAGGGCCGCCCTCGAACAATGTGCCAGCTTTTTTACGGTCACGGCTACTGGTCAAATCGGCCCGGCGCCGACCAAAACCCAACTCTTCAACTACGACGTTTACAGCGGCATCGACTACACCTTTGATCTCAGCCAACCGGTAGGCCAGCGCCTAGTCCGCTTGCTCTACCACGATGCCCCCGTACGTCCCGATCAAAAATTGCAAGTGGCCATGAACCAATACCGGGGAAACGGTGGCGGCGAATACCCGATGTTTCGCCCCAGCAAGATTATCCGGGAGGTCAATCAGGACATGGCATCCCTGATTCAAGACTATTTACAGACCCATCCCGTCGTCACCGGAATGACACCCACCAACCTCACCATTCATGCGTAA